One genomic segment of Clostridium saccharoperbutylacetonicum N1-4(HMT) includes these proteins:
- a CDS encoding glycine--tRNA ligase, whose product MSVEKTMDKITILCKNRGFIFPGSDIYGGLANSWDYGPLGVEFKNNVKKAWWKKFVQESSYNVGLDSAILMNREVWVASGHVGGFSDPLMDCKECKARFRADKLVEDHMTANGAEVASADGWTNEQLKEYIESNNIVCPKCGKMNYTDIRKFNLMFKTFQGVTEDAKSEVFLRPETAQGIFVNFKAVQRTSRKKVPFGIAQIGKSFRNEITPGNFTFRTREFEQMELEFFCKPGTDLEWHKYWKDYCWKFLMDLNVKPENLRMRDHGEEELSFYSNATSDIEYLFPFGWGELWGIADRTDYDLNKHQEHSGQDLSYLDQATNEKYIPYVIEPSLGADRVTLAFLIEAYDEEELEDGDVRTVLHLHPALAPFKAAILPLSKKLSEKALDVYAELSKKFNIEFDETGSIGKRYRRQDEIGTPYCITIDFDTLEDGAVTIRNRDTMEQERIKISEVENYIQKSLEF is encoded by the coding sequence ATGTCAGTAGAAAAAACAATGGATAAGATCACAATTCTTTGCAAAAATAGAGGATTTATATTTCCTGGATCAGACATATATGGTGGATTGGCCAATTCGTGGGATTATGGTCCTTTAGGAGTTGAATTTAAAAATAATGTTAAAAAAGCATGGTGGAAAAAGTTTGTTCAAGAAAGTTCATACAATGTAGGTTTGGATTCTGCTATTTTAATGAATAGAGAAGTTTGGGTAGCATCAGGGCATGTCGGCGGTTTCTCAGATCCATTGATGGATTGTAAGGAGTGTAAAGCAAGATTTAGAGCAGATAAATTGGTTGAAGATCATATGACAGCCAATGGAGCAGAAGTAGCCAGCGCTGATGGATGGACAAATGAACAACTAAAAGAGTACATTGAAAGTAATAATATTGTATGTCCTAAATGTGGAAAGATGAATTATACAGATATAAGAAAATTCAACCTTATGTTTAAAACATTCCAAGGTGTTACTGAAGATGCTAAATCTGAAGTTTTCTTAAGACCAGAAACAGCTCAAGGTATATTTGTTAACTTTAAAGCAGTTCAAAGAACTTCAAGAAAGAAAGTTCCATTTGGTATTGCTCAAATTGGTAAATCATTTAGAAATGAGATTACACCTGGTAATTTTACATTTAGAACAAGAGAATTTGAACAAATGGAATTAGAATTTTTCTGCAAGCCAGGAACAGATTTAGAGTGGCATAAATATTGGAAAGATTACTGCTGGAAGTTCTTGATGGATTTAAATGTTAAACCGGAAAATTTAAGAATGAGAGATCATGGTGAAGAAGAATTATCATTCTATTCAAATGCAACTTCTGATATAGAATATCTATTCCCATTTGGCTGGGGAGAACTTTGGGGTATAGCAGATAGAACAGATTATGACTTAAATAAGCATCAAGAACATTCTGGGCAAGATTTAAGTTACTTGGATCAAGCAACCAATGAGAAATATATACCATACGTTATAGAACCATCTTTAGGTGCAGACAGAGTTACTTTAGCATTTTTGATTGAAGCTTATGATGAAGAAGAATTAGAAGATGGTGATGTTAGAACAGTATTACATCTACATCCAGCATTAGCACCATTTAAAGCTGCTATATTACCTCTTTCTAAGAAACTTTCAGAAAAAGCTTTAGATGTTTATGCAGAACTAAGTAAGAAGTTTAATATTGAATTTGATGAAACAGGAAGTATAGGTAAGAGATATAGAAGACAAGATGAGATAGGAACTCCTTATTGTATAACAATCGATTTTGACACACTAGAAGATGGAGCTGTTACTATTAGAAATAGAGATACTATGGAACAAGAAAGAATTAAGATAAGTGAAGTAGAAAATTATATACAAAAAAGTTTAGAATTTTAA
- the murD gene encoding UDP-N-acetylmuramoyl-L-alanine--D-glutamate ligase — translation MKKNFEEFKKYIIGKRVGVVGIGVSNIPLINFLLELGAVVTAFDKKTIEELGDVGTDFVNKGVKLELGENYLDSLTGFDVVFKTPSMRIDSEALIRVKNEGAYITSEMEEFVRYTKGKVYGVTGSDGKTTTTTIISKLLEEQGYKTWVGGNIGTPLFSQIESIKEEDKVVLELSSFQLMTMTQEIDVAVCTNLSPNHLDMHKDMQEYIDAKKNIFLYQNSNGILVLNRENEITYEFKKEAKGNVKLFSSKREIEGGAYFKEGILYLEGKEVCKKSDIVIKGMHNVENYLAAFLAVKEDVSIESMKKVAETFEGVEHRCEFIRELDGVKYYNDSIASSPTRTLAGLKAFDEKVILIAGGYDKHIPFEPLAYEGYPYIKELILLGATKDKIREVFDKLYKEQEIKINIKTVETMEDAVKEARSVARSGDIVTLSPACASFDMYPNFMIRGNTFKTIVNAL, via the coding sequence ATGAAGAAGAATTTTGAAGAGTTTAAAAAATATATTATTGGCAAAAGGGTTGGTGTTGTAGGAATAGGAGTTAGCAATATTCCTTTAATAAATTTTTTGTTGGAGTTAGGTGCAGTAGTAACAGCTTTTGACAAAAAGACTATAGAAGAACTTGGAGATGTAGGAACTGATTTTGTTAATAAAGGTGTAAAATTAGAACTTGGTGAAAATTATTTAGATTCTCTTACTGGATTTGATGTAGTGTTTAAAACCCCATCAATGAGAATTGATAGTGAAGCTTTAATTAGAGTTAAAAATGAAGGCGCATACATAACTTCTGAAATGGAGGAGTTTGTAAGATACACTAAAGGAAAAGTGTACGGAGTAACAGGTAGTGATGGTAAGACAACAACTACAACAATTATTTCGAAATTATTAGAAGAACAAGGTTATAAAACTTGGGTTGGAGGAAATATAGGAACTCCATTATTTTCTCAAATAGAAAGTATAAAAGAAGAGGATAAAGTTGTATTAGAATTATCAAGTTTTCAACTTATGACCATGACTCAAGAAATAGACGTGGCTGTATGCACAAATTTATCACCTAATCATTTAGATATGCATAAGGATATGCAAGAATATATAGATGCTAAAAAAAATATCTTCTTATATCAGAATTCAAATGGAATTTTAGTATTGAATAGAGAAAACGAAATTACTTATGAGTTTAAAAAAGAAGCCAAAGGCAATGTTAAATTGTTCAGTTCTAAGAGAGAAATAGAGGGCGGAGCATACTTCAAAGAAGGAATACTATATCTTGAAGGAAAAGAAGTGTGTAAGAAGAGTGATATAGTGATTAAGGGAATGCATAATGTTGAAAATTATCTTGCGGCATTTTTGGCAGTTAAAGAAGATGTCTCTATAGAGTCAATGAAAAAAGTAGCAGAAACATTTGAAGGTGTTGAACATAGATGTGAATTTATAAGAGAACTAGATGGTGTTAAGTATTATAATGATTCCATAGCATCTAGTCCTACGAGAACACTAGCAGGCCTTAAGGCTTTTGATGAAAAAGTAATATTAATTGCAGGGGGATATGATAAGCATATACCATTTGAACCACTAGCTTATGAAGGATATCCATATATAAAAGAGTTGATTCTACTTGGAGCTACAAAGGATAAAATTAGAGAGGTGTTTGATAAATTATATAAAGAGCAAGAAATTAAAATAAATATAAAGACTGTTGAAACTATGGAGGATGCGGTGAAAGAGGCTAGGAGTGTTGCAAGATCTGGAGATATAGTAACATTATCGCCAGCCTGTGCTTCGTTTGATATGTATCCAAATTTTATGATTAGAGGAAATACATTTAAAACTATAGTTAATGCATTATAG